In the Magnetospirillum sp. 15-1 genome, one interval contains:
- a CDS encoding response regulator, producing MAQASITPTIFVIDDERSVRESIKWLFNSISMNVKLFESPQEFLDADLEFRHGCLILDVRMQNMSGLQLQNILYEQNFPLPLIFLSAYGDAQMGAQAVKKGAIDFLQKPYRNQDLLDTVNTALRLSKEVLDKEMERDKYIGWLDSLSLREKGVLEQVVAGKSSKEIARNLGISYKTVEAHRARVMKKLGARSASDLVHLALMNNSHCRGCRWLSLPKGNANCCESEAHSLSA from the coding sequence ATGGCCCAGGCATCCATTACGCCAACTATCTTTGTCATTGATGATGAGCGATCTGTACGCGAGTCGATCAAGTGGCTGTTCAACTCCATCTCCATGAATGTGAAGCTGTTCGAGAGCCCACAGGAATTCCTCGATGCCGACCTGGAGTTCCGCCATGGCTGCCTTATCCTCGACGTAAGAATGCAGAACATGAGCGGATTGCAGCTGCAGAACATTCTGTATGAGCAGAACTTTCCGCTGCCGCTGATCTTTCTATCCGCCTATGGCGACGCCCAGATGGGGGCGCAGGCGGTCAAGAAGGGCGCCATCGATTTTCTTCAAAAGCCTTACCGGAACCAGGATCTTCTCGACACGGTCAACACGGCCCTTCGCCTCAGCAAGGAAGTGTTGGACAAGGAGATGGAGCGCGACAAATACATCGGTTGGCTCGACAGCCTTTCGCTGCGGGAAAAGGGCGTCCTGGAACAGGTGGTTGCCGGCAAGAGCAGCAAGGAAATCGCCCGCAATCTGGGGATCAGCTACAAGACGGTGGAAGCCCACCGCGCCCGGGTGATGAAGAAGCTGGGCGCCCGCTCCGCCAGCGATCTCGTCCATCTCGCCCTTATGAACAACAGCCATTGTCGCGGCTGTCGCTGGCTTTCCCTGCCCAAGGGGAACGCCAACTGCTGTGAAAGCGAAGCTCACAGCCTCTCAGCCTGA
- a CDS encoding PAS domain S-box protein codes for MFEYKSILDNAPVGICFLRSRNIIRCNRRFEDLFGYDSDEINNKSVRILYPSTEMFNHIGEVYGHFFEKNLAYRDERPMMRKDGTMIWCIVTGCTIDSANPHLGQIWVVQDISEHRRTEDLLKESIEKLELVVQQRTMDLRNHIEALNVEVATRINAEGIANETQRKFQTVFHTMPVGLCVTDAAGRILEANHVFDETIGNADGKVRDWGDLPTRFFLPDDTAIQSQNLPWLIKNHINSEVGSVEIGMRKKRGGKMHWLNVSSIALDLAGAPAILTVFTDITYRRRIEELERLRYAELTRLGRINSMAEMSAALAHQMGQPLVSALNYLNGCRLRLDQMDGAEEISNSVGLSITYLEQAGEILRRVRDFVCRHDPEKIPEDLNAVITGAVSFLNFEIHKHRVSVNLDLASNVPLVPLCNIEIQQVLFNLLKNGMEAMTDLPEDERILTIGSSLRPDRSEVEVFVIDNGRGVARSRSHRLFEPMFTTKPDGIGIGLTICRCIVESHGGKLSFTPMGRQGSRFQITLPIASPAIAPSTTVPL; via the coding sequence ATGTTCGAATACAAAAGCATCCTGGACAACGCACCCGTTGGCATTTGCTTCCTGAGAAGCAGAAATATTATCCGCTGCAATCGCCGCTTCGAGGATCTGTTCGGATACGATTCCGATGAAATCAACAATAAATCCGTAAGAATACTGTATCCAAGTACGGAAATGTTCAACCATATCGGCGAGGTCTACGGGCATTTCTTCGAGAAAAATCTGGCCTATCGGGACGAACGCCCGATGATGCGCAAGGATGGGACCATGATCTGGTGCATCGTTACCGGCTGCACCATCGATTCCGCCAATCCTCACCTGGGCCAGATCTGGGTAGTGCAGGACATATCGGAGCATCGGCGGACGGAGGACTTGCTTAAGGAAAGTATCGAGAAGCTGGAATTGGTGGTTCAGCAGCGGACTATGGATCTGCGCAACCATATCGAGGCACTGAACGTCGAGGTGGCGACCCGCATCAATGCCGAGGGTATCGCCAACGAAACCCAGCGCAAATTTCAGACCGTCTTCCATACCATGCCCGTCGGCCTGTGCGTCACCGATGCCGCCGGCCGTATTCTCGAGGCCAATCACGTTTTCGACGAAACCATCGGCAACGCCGACGGCAAGGTGCGGGACTGGGGCGATCTTCCGACCCGTTTTTTTCTTCCCGACGATACCGCCATCCAAAGCCAGAACCTCCCCTGGCTGATCAAGAACCACATCAACTCCGAGGTGGGCAGCGTCGAGATCGGCATGCGGAAGAAGCGCGGCGGCAAGATGCATTGGCTGAACGTCAGTTCCATCGCCCTGGATCTGGCGGGAGCCCCGGCGATCCTGACGGTCTTCACCGACATCACCTATCGCCGCCGCATCGAGGAATTGGAACGGCTCCGCTATGCCGAACTGACCCGGCTGGGCCGCATCAACTCAATGGCCGAGATGAGCGCCGCGCTGGCCCACCAGATGGGGCAGCCCCTGGTCTCGGCGCTGAACTACCTGAACGGCTGCCGCCTGCGTCTCGACCAGATGGACGGCGCCGAGGAAATCTCGAATTCCGTCGGGTTGTCCATCACCTATCTGGAGCAGGCCGGTGAAATCCTGCGCCGGGTCCGGGATTTCGTCTGTCGCCATGACCCGGAAAAGATCCCCGAGGACCTGAACGCGGTCATCACCGGCGCCGTCAGCTTTCTCAATTTCGAAATTCACAAGCACAGGGTTTCGGTCAACCTCGATCTGGCCTCGAACGTTCCCCTGGTCCCCCTGTGCAACATCGAGATCCAGCAGGTTCTGTTCAACCTGCTCAAGAACGGCATGGAGGCCATGACCGACCTGCCCGAGGACGAGCGTATCCTCACCATCGGCAGTTCCCTGCGCCCCGACCGGTCCGAGGTCGAGGTCTTCGTCATCGACAATGGCCGGGGAGTCGCCCGCAGCCGCTCGCATCGCCTGTTCGAACCCATGTTCACCACCAAGCCGGACGGCATCGGCATCGGCCTGACCATTTGCCGCTGCATCGTCGAATCCCACGGCGGGAAGCTTTCCTTCACGCCGATGGGCCGCCAGGGGTCGAGATTCCAGATTACCCTGCCGATTGCGTCCCCGGCCATCGCGCCCTCGACGACCGTCCCGTTATGA
- a CDS encoding alcohol dehydrogenase: MKAAVYFGPQQIRATDVPDAAIHADHEMLVKVTATSICGSDLHLFRGALDPIMDRGTSRTGHELIGEVLAVGMSVGRFRPGDRVSMAYSCSCGHCYMCEVGQTAHCETTRKAVYGFGVPFGNLNGTHAEAMVIPYADGHAIQVPRQIPDEAALTLSCNLPSAIIANRLADIRLGETVALVGCGPTGLMTLDIALLRGPGRMVALDTVTHRLDVARAKGVTAIDAGLSDARETALAETGGRGFDKVIEVVGAPETLQMALDLVRPGGTVTAIGVFTDTTFNLNLADVFLRDITLHMNGFGNVQPYMWEGIRMMERGVVQPQRYFSHTFALTDIDRAYQTFDRKSDGAMKMLIRP, from the coding sequence ATGAAGGCGGCGGTCTATTTCGGTCCCCAACAGATCCGGGCCACGGATGTGCCCGATGCCGCCATCCATGCCGATCATGAGATGCTGGTAAAGGTGACGGCGACCTCGATCTGCGGGTCCGACCTGCACCTCTTCCGCGGCGCCCTTGATCCGATCATGGACCGGGGCACGTCGCGAACCGGACACGAACTGATCGGCGAGGTTCTGGCCGTGGGAATGTCGGTGGGGCGGTTCAGGCCCGGCGACCGGGTGAGCATGGCCTATTCCTGCTCCTGCGGGCATTGCTACATGTGCGAGGTGGGCCAGACCGCCCACTGCGAAACGACCCGAAAGGCGGTGTATGGCTTCGGCGTGCCGTTCGGGAATCTCAACGGCACGCATGCCGAGGCCATGGTGATTCCCTACGCCGATGGGCACGCGATCCAGGTGCCGAGACAGATCCCCGACGAGGCGGCGTTGACGCTGTCGTGCAACCTGCCCTCGGCCATCATCGCCAATCGCCTCGCCGATATCCGCCTGGGTGAAACGGTGGCATTGGTGGGCTGCGGGCCGACCGGCCTGATGACGCTGGACATCGCGCTGCTGCGCGGACCGGGCCGCATGGTGGCGCTCGACACAGTCACCCATCGACTCGATGTCGCCCGCGCCAAGGGGGTGACGGCAATCGATGCCGGCCTGAGCGATGCCAGGGAGACGGCCTTGGCGGAAACCGGCGGGCGGGGTTTCGACAAGGTGATCGAGGTGGTTGGCGCACCCGAGACGCTGCAGATGGCTCTCGATCTCGTCCGGCCGGGCGGCACCGTCACGGCGATCGGCGTGTTTACCGATACGACGTTCAACCTCAATCTGGCCGACGTCTTCTTGCGCGATATCACGCTACATATGAATGGCTTCGGCAATGTTCAGCCCTATATGTGGGAAGGCATTCGGATGATGGAACGGGGCGTGGTGCAGCCTCAACGCTATTTCAGCCACACCTTCGCCTTGACCGATATCGATCGGGCCTACCAGACCTTTGATCGCAAATCGGATGGGGCCATGAAGATGCTTATCCGGCCCTGA
- a CDS encoding YCF48-related protein: MIQGKHTSPRRIGAGAAVMLVISSLILSACQDDRRSGGAATEAAKSVRRTDHFQSLVSNGTVLVAVGSFGAVISSADGGTSWTRTALSDGAPLVRVASCGDRSFVALDFSGKIWRAPPSASAWTALPLPPADAVLDATCTPDNRIWVTGARGLLVVSADGGKTWAEKSLDEDIQLLNIQFPTPAFGVVAGEFGRVLTTRDGGASWTQGGSMGDDFYPQAMHFETEQRGLVVGLGGAVQETRDGGVTWNRTKAPIEAPLYGVLALPNDEAVVVGAAGSAARLSGGRWSPVTGLPMTDLRGIAATSQGVMLAGTGAVLALPAPPTASASKIN; this comes from the coding sequence ATGATCCAGGGGAAACACACGTCTCCGCGCCGTATCGGCGCGGGCGCTGCGGTGATGCTTGTCATCTCGTCTCTGATATTGTCCGCCTGCCAGGATGATCGTCGTTCCGGCGGTGCGGCGACGGAGGCCGCCAAGTCGGTTCGCCGCACCGATCATTTCCAATCGCTGGTGTCCAATGGCACCGTCCTGGTGGCTGTCGGCTCCTTCGGGGCGGTGATCTCGTCCGCCGATGGCGGCACGAGCTGGACGCGGACCGCCCTGTCCGACGGCGCTCCCCTGGTGCGGGTGGCGAGCTGCGGCGACAGATCTTTCGTCGCGCTGGATTTCTCCGGCAAGATCTGGCGGGCACCCCCCAGTGCGTCGGCCTGGACGGCATTGCCCCTGCCGCCGGCCGACGCGGTGCTCGACGCCACCTGCACCCCCGACAACCGCATCTGGGTCACCGGGGCGCGCGGCCTTCTGGTGGTCAGCGCCGATGGCGGCAAGACCTGGGCGGAGAAGTCTCTGGACGAGGACATCCAGCTTCTCAACATCCAATTCCCCACCCCGGCCTTCGGCGTGGTCGCCGGCGAGTTCGGCCGCGTCCTGACCACCAGGGACGGCGGTGCCAGTTGGACCCAGGGCGGAAGCATGGGGGATGACTTCTATCCCCAGGCCATGCATTTCGAGACCGAGCAGCGCGGCCTGGTGGTCGGCCTTGGCGGCGCGGTGCAGGAAACCCGCGACGGCGGCGTCACCTGGAACCGCACCAAGGCTCCCATCGAGGCACCACTTTACGGCGTCCTGGCTCTGCCCAATGACGAGGCGGTGGTGGTCGGCGCGGCCGGATCGGCGGCACGGCTGTCGGGCGGGAGGTGGAGCCCGGTCACCGGCCTGCCCATGACCGACCTGCGCGGCATCGCCGCCACCTCCCAGGGAGTGATGCTGGCCGGAACCGGGGCGGTGCTGGCACTGCCGGCGCCTCCGACGGCTTCCGCCAGCAAGATCAATTAA
- a CDS encoding MMPL family transporter — protein MHNFIDSLPERLFRLRTPILVLVALVTLGFATQIPALRIYTDFEGLLPQQNAFIKTHNEIRGLFGGANVLTVAIEVAEGTIFTNENLAIIDRVTNGIDNLPGINHNLVSSITHRTSRFISLTEEGSVRSEVYYNPALGPMTPEQLAAMKAKVLVDPRVFGLTVSPDLKAALIKAQFVDGQLDYLKIFQGLQDMRTKENTGGVKIHTTGQPALIGWVYSYLPQSLQVFAYTAVIVLVLLIGYFRRFYGVALPLVGISISTIWGLGWIVLLGYHLDPLMLVIPFLIAARSMSHGIQIVERWYQELARLGDGPKAAQATLAEMFHPGTLGIICDAIGLALLVTGSVRINFELGVFTALWAVCGILNVLVFIPLLLSTLPTPESTAARHGKLQHLLTALGHGVSHRINAITITVIGVFLVMGSIAMSGKITIGESEPGSPLLYRNHDYNVSSTAVNNLFPGSEQLLLVAKADKPGGLKDPEAMKAIEAFNNHMMLDPELGGVKSVPTLVRQVNKLIHNGDQRWEQLPKDAQLVGGVLFAYMASSPIPGILNDFITPDYSKANLALFYKDHKGETVDRAIAMAREGATMVAGMAKGVTIELAGGVLGVTAAVNHDVFIDNLIVIPMVFLLICGLVGFTYRSWQAGLLMFGAMLIPTALTYAYLSVNGIGLNINTVPLISVGLGIGIDYAVYMIDRIRDELHEHADVKAAIGRSVASTGRAVTCTVTTLVGGIVAWVFVSDLRFQADAAKLLIFMIAVCAVTAMVFVPAWIAAFRPRFIVREADPEIQALEI, from the coding sequence ATGCACAACTTCATCGATTCCCTTCCCGAGCGCCTGTTCCGCTTGCGCACGCCCATTCTGGTGCTGGTGGCGCTGGTGACGCTGGGCTTCGCGACGCAAATTCCGGCGCTGCGCATCTATACCGATTTCGAGGGATTGCTGCCGCAGCAGAACGCCTTCATCAAGACCCATAACGAGATCCGGGGCCTGTTCGGTGGCGCCAACGTGCTGACCGTGGCGATCGAGGTCGCCGAGGGCACCATCTTTACCAACGAGAATCTGGCCATCATCGACCGGGTGACCAACGGCATCGACAACCTGCCGGGGATCAACCACAACCTGGTCTCGTCCATCACGCACCGCACGTCGCGCTTCATCTCGCTGACCGAGGAAGGCAGCGTGCGCTCCGAGGTCTATTACAACCCGGCGCTCGGCCCCATGACGCCGGAGCAACTGGCGGCCATGAAGGCCAAGGTTCTGGTGGACCCCCGCGTTTTCGGCCTGACCGTGTCGCCGGACCTGAAGGCCGCCCTGATCAAGGCTCAGTTCGTCGACGGGCAGCTGGACTATTTGAAGATATTCCAGGGTCTGCAGGACATGCGGACCAAGGAGAATACGGGCGGCGTCAAGATCCATACCACCGGCCAGCCCGCGCTGATCGGCTGGGTCTATTCCTACCTGCCGCAAAGCCTGCAGGTCTTCGCCTATACCGCCGTCATCGTTCTGGTGCTGCTGATCGGCTATTTCCGCCGGTTCTACGGGGTGGCGCTGCCGCTGGTCGGCATTTCCATCTCCACCATCTGGGGATTGGGCTGGATCGTCCTGCTGGGCTACCACTTGGACCCCTTGATGCTGGTGATCCCGTTCCTGATCGCGGCGCGCTCCATGAGCCACGGTATCCAGATCGTCGAACGCTGGTATCAGGAACTGGCCCGGCTGGGCGACGGGCCCAAGGCGGCGCAGGCGACGCTGGCCGAGATGTTCCACCCCGGCACGCTCGGCATCATCTGCGACGCCATCGGCCTCGCCCTGCTGGTGACCGGTTCGGTGCGGATCAACTTCGAACTGGGCGTCTTCACCGCGCTGTGGGCGGTCTGCGGCATACTCAACGTGCTGGTGTTCATTCCGCTGCTGCTGAGCACCCTGCCGACCCCGGAGAGCACCGCCGCCCGCCACGGCAAGCTGCAACATCTGCTGACCGCGCTTGGCCACGGCGTCTCGCACCGCATCAACGCCATCACCATCACGGTGATCGGAGTGTTCCTGGTGATGGGCTCCATCGCCATGTCGGGCAAGATCACCATCGGTGAATCCGAGCCGGGCTCGCCGCTGCTGTATCGCAACCATGACTACAACGTCTCGTCGACGGCGGTGAACAACCTGTTCCCCGGCTCGGAGCAGTTGCTGCTGGTCGCCAAGGCCGACAAGCCCGGCGGGCTGAAGGATCCCGAGGCCATGAAGGCCATCGAGGCCTTCAACAACCACATGATGCTCGATCCCGAACTGGGCGGCGTCAAGTCGGTGCCGACCCTGGTACGCCAGGTCAACAAGCTGATCCACAACGGCGACCAGCGTTGGGAGCAATTGCCCAAGGACGCCCAACTGGTGGGTGGCGTGCTGTTCGCCTACATGGCGTCGAGCCCGATCCCCGGCATTCTCAATGACTTCATCACCCCGGACTATTCCAAGGCCAACCTCGCCCTGTTCTACAAGGACCACAAGGGCGAGACCGTGGACCGCGCCATCGCCATGGCCCGCGAGGGCGCCACGATGGTGGCCGGCATGGCCAAGGGCGTGACCATCGAACTGGCCGGCGGCGTGCTGGGAGTGACGGCGGCGGTCAATCACGACGTCTTCATCGACAACCTGATCGTCATTCCCATGGTGTTCCTGCTGATCTGCGGCCTGGTGGGCTTCACCTACCGTTCGTGGCAAGCCGGCCTGTTGATGTTCGGCGCCATGCTGATCCCCACCGCCCTGACCTACGCCTATCTGTCGGTCAACGGCATCGGGCTCAACATCAACACCGTGCCGCTGATCTCGGTGGGGCTCGGCATCGGCATCGACTACGCGGTCTACATGATCGACCGCATCAGAGACGAGTTGCACGAGCACGCCGACGTCAAGGCCGCCATCGGCCGCTCGGTGGCGTCCACCGGCCGGGCGGTGACCTGCACGGTCACCACCCTGGTGGGCGGCATCGTCGCCTGGGTGTTCGTCTCGGACCTCAGGTTCCAGGCCGATGCCGCCAAGCTGCTGATCTTCATGATCGCCGTCTGCGCCGTCACCGCCATGGTGTTTGTCCCGGCCTGGATCGCCGCCTTCCGGCCTCGCTTCATCGTCCGCGAGGCCGATCCGGAAATCCAAGCGTTGGAAATTTAG
- a CDS encoding DUF1302 family protein: MKDWLKWVAGGIAGVFFLVPMAPVMADDGDGWAIKNKADEEVRFRPSTGLSKARTLGQSDIDRKLNGGDTFSVLKFHTTLRASYDAAYDLNTSRYGDSAGGKVYFTDLSGNTYPEGAGGAAGHNARANRNEGLMKMSDLARGADNGVDFAVPVRPCDVDKRGCIPGYMDASKLGLAAPEFNNRLDAIRELYVDGEIPVAGNTLAIRFGRQQLVWGRTDLFRVLDVVNPVDYSRNNIYDELSDIRIPMGMIRADYRMGSRGPFDDLNFQGLWVWEKFRPNNLGQGGSPNNPLGAAAFFRGMKNCWDNGCTVNNFFNGNTATNFGPHQIGIRQANMPDWSFANTTYGGKVEGEFRGVGFSINGLHTVSQMPSLRGGITSADPFNTSTPGVYTSALAWDMEFPQLTVLGASADFTIDPIDTAFRLETSYTMGEEFANTARSRLYSESDVLRYVVGADKNIFIRPLNSSRAFLFSGQAFGQHILQHELHHINGVTSGIPDWQSNWIATLLVKGWYMGDTLSPQMVFARDMMARANVVEPSVEWTPAAMWRFRLGANVKFGESRQSFDDNRSAKPYTAIGGPAISTGSLAGMYPLGSFRSGVIGAAHDETEIFANVTMRF; this comes from the coding sequence ATGAAGGATTGGTTGAAATGGGTTGCGGGCGGAATCGCCGGCGTCTTCTTTCTGGTGCCCATGGCGCCAGTGATGGCCGATGACGGCGATGGCTGGGCCATCAAGAACAAGGCCGACGAGGAAGTTCGCTTCCGCCCCTCCACGGGCCTGTCCAAGGCCCGCACCCTGGGGCAGAGCGACATCGACAGGAAGCTGAATGGTGGCGACACCTTCTCGGTTCTGAAATTTCATACCACCCTGAGGGCGTCCTACGATGCCGCCTATGATCTGAATACCAGCCGTTACGGCGACAGCGCCGGCGGCAAGGTCTACTTCACGGATCTCAGTGGCAATACGTATCCCGAAGGCGCGGGTGGCGCCGCCGGCCACAATGCCCGGGCCAACCGCAACGAAGGCCTGATGAAGATGAGCGACCTGGCCCGCGGCGCCGATAACGGCGTTGATTTCGCGGTCCCGGTACGCCCCTGCGACGTGGACAAGCGCGGTTGCATTCCGGGTTACATGGACGCCAGCAAGCTGGGTCTGGCCGCCCCCGAATTCAACAACCGCCTCGACGCGATCCGCGAACTGTATGTGGATGGCGAGATTCCCGTGGCCGGCAACACCCTGGCCATCCGCTTCGGCCGCCAGCAACTGGTGTGGGGCCGCACCGACCTGTTCCGGGTGCTCGACGTGGTCAACCCGGTCGATTACTCGCGCAACAACATCTATGACGAACTGTCCGACATCCGCATTCCCATGGGAATGATCCGGGCCGACTATCGCATGGGGTCGCGGGGGCCGTTCGACGACCTCAACTTCCAGGGTCTCTGGGTGTGGGAAAAGTTCCGTCCCAACAATCTGGGACAGGGCGGCAGCCCCAACAATCCCCTCGGCGCGGCGGCGTTCTTCCGCGGCATGAAGAACTGCTGGGACAACGGCTGTACCGTCAACAACTTCTTCAATGGCAACACGGCCACCAATTTCGGCCCGCACCAGATCGGCATCCGTCAGGCCAACATGCCGGACTGGAGCTTTGCCAACACCACCTACGGCGGCAAGGTCGAGGGTGAGTTCAGAGGGGTCGGCTTCTCGATCAACGGGTTGCACACGGTGTCGCAGATGCCGTCGCTGCGCGGCGGCATCACGTCCGCCGACCCCTTCAATACCAGCACCCCCGGCGTCTACACGTCCGCCCTGGCGTGGGACATGGAATTCCCCCAGCTCACCGTCCTGGGAGCCTCGGCCGACTTCACCATCGATCCCATCGACACCGCGTTCCGCCTGGAAACCTCCTATACCATGGGCGAGGAATTCGCGAATACGGCCCGTTCCCGGCTGTACTCGGAATCGGATGTGCTGCGCTACGTCGTCGGCGCGGACAAGAACATCTTCATCCGCCCCCTCAATTCCAGCCGTGCCTTCCTGTTCAGCGGTCAGGCGTTCGGCCAGCACATTCTGCAGCACGAACTGCATCATATAAACGGCGTCACCTCCGGCATTCCCGACTGGCAGAGCAACTGGATCGCCACCCTGCTGGTCAAGGGCTGGTACATGGGCGACACGCTGAGCCCGCAGATGGTCTTCGCCCGCGACATGATGGCCAGGGCCAACGTGGTCGAACCTTCGGTGGAATGGACCCCGGCGGCCATGTGGCGCTTCCGCCTGGGCGCCAACGTCAAGTTCGGCGAAAGCCGCCAGAGCTTCGACGACAACCGTTCGGCCAAGCCGTACACCGCGATCGGCGGACCGGCGATCAGCACGGGCTCTCTTGCCGGCATGTATCCGTTGGGGTCGTTCCGCTCCGGCGTCATCGGCGCCGCCCACGACGAGACCGAAATCTTCGCCAACGTGACCATGCGCTTCTAA
- a CDS encoding DUF1329 domain-containing protein, which yields MNRIASATLAATLLMAAAGGARAADDVVEKSFFPYKAGMPSHPVAKPGTVINAANVDQAKDAVDAGMYEMIKNGWTEIKVGATEQIAVHPAYVEATRKNYAGVKLGDGPGKISGYIAGRPFPEEPDANDPRAGEKLAWNYKYGINTGDADFMTPFYWTYKTMSSGKVERTLKMSFNFLNFMHRTTLTPAPNLEPNPSEMYRAIYVKVTEPQDIADTQLLIHRYEDDTKLDSSWLYLGFQRRVRKLSTGQITDSFLGSDLMIEDFEGYNGRVSDMKWTFKGTRNILMPYYRHNEMPLTNELAEPDFKFVGFGGKGGCFADITWQLRKVYEVEVTPVDPNHPVGKRTMYFDAQIMGASRTVTYDRAGKLWKSFSIGMSMPEYHLPLNKNSGIAIYDSFSMVDMQSQHCTTGQIRTLQDAALSPASRFSVDAMRSGN from the coding sequence ATGAATCGCATTGCATCTGCGACCCTGGCCGCCACGCTGCTTATGGCCGCCGCCGGGGGCGCCCGGGCGGCGGACGACGTCGTCGAGAAGTCCTTCTTTCCCTACAAGGCCGGCATGCCCAGCCATCCGGTCGCCAAGCCGGGAACGGTGATCAACGCCGCCAATGTGGATCAGGCCAAGGACGCCGTCGATGCAGGCATGTACGAGATGATCAAGAACGGCTGGACCGAGATCAAGGTCGGCGCGACCGAGCAGATCGCCGTGCATCCCGCCTATGTCGAGGCCACCCGGAAGAATTACGCCGGGGTCAAGCTGGGTGACGGCCCCGGCAAGATCAGCGGATACATTGCCGGCCGGCCTTTCCCCGAGGAACCCGATGCCAATGACCCCCGCGCCGGAGAGAAGCTCGCCTGGAACTACAAGTACGGCATCAATACCGGCGACGCCGATTTCATGACCCCGTTCTACTGGACCTACAAGACCATGTCGTCCGGCAAGGTCGAGCGCACCCTCAAGATGAGCTTCAACTTCCTGAACTTCATGCATCGGACCACGCTGACGCCGGCGCCGAACCTGGAGCCCAATCCGTCGGAAATGTATCGCGCCATTTACGTGAAGGTGACGGAGCCGCAGGACATCGCCGACACCCAGCTCCTGATCCATCGCTACGAGGACGATACCAAGCTGGATTCGTCCTGGCTGTATCTCGGCTTCCAGCGCCGGGTCCGCAAGCTGTCGACCGGCCAGATCACCGATTCCTTCCTGGGCTCGGATCTGATGATCGAAGACTTCGAAGGCTATAACGGCCGCGTCTCGGACATGAAGTGGACCTTCAAGGGCACCCGCAACATCCTGATGCCCTATTACCGCCACAACGAAATGCCGCTGACCAACGAGCTGGCCGAACCCGACTTCAAGTTCGTGGGCTTCGGCGGCAAGGGCGGCTGCTTCGCCGATATCACCTGGCAGCTCCGCAAGGTCTATGAGGTGGAAGTCACTCCGGTCGACCCCAACCATCCCGTCGGTAAGCGCACCATGTATTTCGATGCCCAGATCATGGGTGCGTCTCGCACCGTTACCTACGACCGGGCGGGCAAGCTGTGGAAAAGCTTCAGCATCGGCATGAGCATGCCGGAATACCACCTGCCCCTGAACAAGAACTCCGGCATCGCCATCTACGACTCGTTCTCCATGGTCGACATGCAGTCGCAGCACTGCACCACCGGCCAGATCAGGACTCTCCAGGACGCAGCCCTGTCTCCGGCGAGCCGCTTCTCGGTCGACGCGATGCGTTCGGGCAACTGA